One part of the Arabidopsis thaliana chromosome 1 sequence genome encodes these proteins:
- a CDS encoding CELLULOSE SYNTHASE INTERACTIVE 2: MSMPPSSTNDQETPSVSSPRLRDDNKTMTSEMDDPEKAAVTITRLIEQLHAKKSSAQEKELSTARLLGLAKGKKECRKIISQNVNAMPAFISLLRSGTLLAKLNSASVLTVLCKDKNVRSKILIGGCIPPLLSLLKSDSVDAKRVVAEAIYEVSLCGMDGDNVGTKIFVTEGVVPSLWDQLKTGKKQDKTVEGHLVGALRNLCGDKDGFWALTLEDGGVDIILKLLQSSNPVSQSNAASLLARLIRIFTSSISKVEESGAVQVLVQLLGEENSVFVRASVVNALEAITSKSEEAITVARDLDGIHLLISAVVASSKESVEEETERVLQSYGTQALANLCGGMSGLIVYLGGLSLSPRLTEPIADILGALAYALRKFQLSCGDTREAFDPTLTEGILVKLLKPRDTQLIHERILEAMESLFGNVDLSKLLNNVDAKRVLVCLTILATDGPRERMITCLSNLCKHGDVWDAIGKREGIQILIPYLGLSSEQHQELSVEFLAILTDNVEESRWAVTSAGGIPPLLQILETGVSQKAKDDAVRVILNLCCHSEEIRLCVEKAGAIPALLGLLKNGGPKSQESSANTLLKLIKTADPSVIEQVQALFLGDAPKSKTHLIRVLGHVLASASLEEFVTKGSAANNGLRSLVQRLASSNEKMKENAASVLADLFSSRKDLCGGLGFDEDDNPCTKLLSGNTHAVATQLAHALGSLSNPTKKKTATKKLSGPEVEVIKPLIKSAKTNPIESTENPMSTLANLLSDPNVAAEALNDDVVSALTRVLREGTLQGKRNASHALHQLLKHFQVSDVFKGNEQCRFAVSELIDLLNATDLNNSAFIDVLEVLSLLAKAKYGANLSHNPFSAFGEVPSNLDSLVRGLAEGHPLVQDKAIEILSRFCKTQFILLGRLLVTQSKSISSLANRTINSSSPEIKVGGAILLVCAAKNDITLWAEAVEQSGYLKTLVNTLLDMSKQNSKSASYGIEIQRPRSFITSNLCLRMDDSEMVDPVTILGSTASMWLLSIICSSHPSNRLVVMEGNGLEIIAENLQRNKSNTQENSSDSEEKWIAMSFLAVMSQEPKVVSSPATENILQTLAPFMQSEQMIDGYFTAQVLAALVRHKNDKTISEIMNSDIVETTINLVGCEESDTRSLCALAEELSLVQNPYEATLEVLFENERVRSGSFTKKCIPLLVNLLKPYADKVGGIPVAIRLLRRIADNDDLSKLLIAEAGALDALAKYLSLSPQDSTEITVSELLESLFRSPEITRHKTAISSMKQLIGILHLASRSTRYNAARVLCELFSSEHIRDSELAWKALSPLIEMLNTTLESERVAALTALVKLTMGINPRPDILTSLEGNPLDNIYKILSLDSSSLESKTSAARICRFLFTNEGLRTSTSAACCIVSLISLIRTGKSTAIEAGMFALDRLLDIKRFVEVAEEHDCVNLFYGYVASENYLISEAAISCLTKMAKDNTPRKMDLIKMGIIEKCISQLSKSPPSSLCSVIADLFRVLTNVGVIARSQDAIKMVQPLLLILLRQDLDFQGQLGGLQAIANILEKPMVLESLKIASSTIIMPLIPLLESESIAVKNATTILLTSLLEMQRFQEEITTKNLIAPLVKLVGIRVRNLQEIALMGLERSSVTWPKEVADTGGIQELSKVIIDEDPQLPVYLWESAAFILCNILRINPEHYYFTVTIPVLSKMLFSTAESTVILAIDALIIRENQDSSSVQEMAESSALDALLDLLRSHHCEELSARLLELILRNPKVRETKICQFVLTPLSEYILDPDTISESAKILIAMALGDISQHEGLAKATDSPVACRALISLLEDEPSEEMQMVVMRALENFAMHSRTSRKAMAEAGGVYWVQEMLRSSNPQVSTQAALIIKSLFSNHTLQEYVSGEIIKSLTNAMEREFWTTTAINVEIVRTLNTILTTFPKLRSSEAATACIPHLIGALKSGEQEARDSAMDTIYTLRQSWTTMPTETARSQAVLAADAIPVLQLMMKSKLKSPAPSSFHERGNSLLNCLPGSLTVAIKRGDNLKRSNAFCRLIIDNCPTKKTKVVKRSSSPVWKESFTWDFAAPPRGQFLEIVCKSNNIFRNKNLGKVRIPIDKVLSEGSYSGIFKLNDESKKDNSSDRSLEIEIVWSNQSF; this comes from the exons ATGTCAATGCCTCCCTCCTCAACGAATGACCAAGAGACTCCTTCCGTGTCTTCTCCTCGGCTGAG GGACGATAATAAAACAATGACGTCTGAGATGGATGATCCAGAGAAAGCAGCGGTTACAATCACACGTCTCATCGAACAGCTTCATGCCAAGAAATCATCGGCGCAAGAGAAAGAGCTTAGCACCGCTCGGCTTCTTGGTTTAGCCAAGGGTAAAAAGGAATGTAGAAAGATCATTAGCCAGAATGTGAACGCCATGCCTGCCTTTATATCACTTCTTAGGAGTGGAACCCTCTTGGCAAAACTCAATTCCGCTTCAGTCCTAACCGTTCTATGCAAAGACAAAAACGTTCGTTCTAAGATACTGATAGGCGGATGTATCCCACCGCTGCTATCACTTTTGAAGTCTGACTCTGTGGATGCAAAAAGAGTTGTAGCCGAGGCCATATATGAAGTTTCCTTGTGTGGAATGGATGGTGATAATGTAGGTACTAAAATATTTGTCACGGAAGGCGTGGTACCGAGTTTGTGGGATCAATTAAAGACGGGGAAAAAACAGGACAAGACAGTGGAAGGACATTTGGTTGGAGCTTTGAGAAATCTTTGCGGTGATAAAGACGGGTTTTGGGCATTAACACTTGAAGATGGCGGAGTAGATATCATCTTAAAGCTTCTCCAGTCTAGTAACCCGGTATCTCAATCAAACGCAGCTTCTCTCTTAGCTCGTCTTATCAGGATTTTTACCAGCAGTATCTCAAAAGTTGAAGAGTCAGGTGCTGTGCAAGTTCTGGTTCAGCTTCTAGGTGAAGAAAATAGTGTTTTCGTACGTGCCAGTGTAGTCAACGCTCTAGAAGCCATCACATCAAAGTCAGAAGAAGCTATAACTGTGGCAAGAGATTTAGATGGGATCCACCTTCTTATTAGCGCAGTGGTTGCATCTTCTAAAGAGTCAGTGGAGGAGGAAACTGAACGCGTCTTACAAAGTTATGGGACACAAGCTTTAGCAAACTTATGCGGAGGAATGTCTGGTTTGATAGTGTATCTTGGAGGGCTATCTTTGTCTCCACGCCTCACTGAGCCCATCGCTGATATTCTTGGAGCTCTTGCTTATGCTCTGAGAAAATTTCAGCTAAGTTGCGGTGATACTAGAGAAGCTTTTGATCCAACACTAACAGAAGGAATACTAGTGAAACTACTAAAGCCCCGGGATACTCAATTGATCCACGAACGTATCTTGGAGGCTATGGAAAGTCTATTCGGAAATGTTGATCTATCAAAACTACTCAACAATGTTGACGCTAAGAGGGTTTTAGTCTGTCTAACAATATTGGCCACGGACGGTCCACGTGAGCGGATGATTACTTGTTTGTCAAATTTATGCAAGCATGGTGATGTTTGGGATGCTATTGGGAAGAGAGAAGGGATACAAATCCTCATACCGTACCTTGGTTTGTCTAGCGAACAACATCAAGAACTGTCTGTTGAGTTCTTAGCGATCTTGACCGATAATGTCGAAGAAAGTAGATGGGCTGTTACTTCTGCAGGTGGGATTCCTCCATTATTGCAGATATTAGAGACTGGTGTATCTCAGAAAGCAAAGGACGATGCGGTCCGTGTAATTTTGAACCTATGTTGTCACAGCGAAGAAATCCGCCTCTGCGTTGAGAAAGCAGGAGCTATTCCTGCACTTTTGGGTCTTTTAAAGAACGGTGGACCAAAATCACAAGAGAGCTCAGCAAATACGCTTTTGAAACTGATTAAAACAGCTGATCCAAGTGTTATCGAGCAAGTACAGGCTTTGTTTCTTGGAGATGCTCCTAAATCAAAGACTCATTTGATTAGAGTTCTAGGCCATGTTCTTGCATCGGCTTCTTTGGAAGAATTTGTCACCAAGGGTTCCGCAGCGAATAATGGATTGAGGTCGCTTGTCCAGAGACTTGCCTCATCAAAcgagaagatgaaagagaacGCAGCTTCTGTCTTGGCTGATCTATTCAGTTCAAGAAAAGACCTTTGTGGTGGTCTTGGATTTGATGAGGATGACAATCCGTGCACAAAGCTTTTAAGCGGAAACACTCACGCTGTTGCAACGCAGTTAGCGCATGCCTTGGGCTCTCTATCTAatccaacaaagaaaaaaactgcAACAAAGAAATTATCCGGTCCAGAAGTCGAAGTGATCAAACCATTGATAAAGTCAGCAAAAACAAACCCCATCGAGTCAACAGAGAATCCCATGTCCACTCTTGCGAACCTTCTTTCAGACCCAAATGTTGCAGCTGAAGCATTAAACGATGACGTTGTTTCTGCTTTGACCAGAGTACTGAGAGAGGGAACACTGCAAGGTAAAAGAAATGCTTCACATGCTCTTCATCAATTACTCAAGCATTTTCAAGTCAGTGATGTATTTAAAGGAAATGAGCAGTGTCGATTTGCTGTTTCTGAACTCATTGATCTCTTAAACGCAACTGACCTGAACAACAGCGCTTTCATCGACGTCTTAGAAGTACTCTCTTTACTAGCCAAAGCTAAATATGGTGCTAACTTGTCACATAACCCTTTTTCTGCATTCGGTGAAGTTCCTTCAAATTTAGACTCTCTTGTCCGCGGTTTAGCTGAAGGTCATCCTTTGGTGCAAGATAAAGCAATAGAGATTTTGTCTCGTTTCTGCAAGACACAATTTATCTTGTTAGGTCGACTTTTGGTGacacaatcaaaatcaatttcttcattGGCTAACAGAACAATCAACTCATCAAGTCCTGAAATCAAAGTTGGAGGAGCGATCTTGCTTGTGTGCGCAGCAAAGAACGACATTACATTATGGGCGGAAGCGGTTGAACAATCAGGGTATTTGAAAACCTTAGTAAACACTCTTCTTGATATGTCAAAGCAGAACTCTAAATCTGCTTCATATGGAATTGAAATTCAAAGACCAAGATCTTTTATTACAAGCAATTTGTGCTTAAGGATGGATGACTCTGAAATGGTTGATCCAGTTACTATCTTGGGAAGCACCGCCTCTATGTGGTTACTCTCCATTATTTGCTCTTCTCATCCTTCGAACAGACTTGTTGTCATGGAAGGCAATGGACTTGAAATTATTGCAgaaaatcttcaaagaaaCAAGTCTAACACACAG gAGAATTCCTCTGATTCCGAGGAAAAATGGATCGCTATGTCATTTTTAGCTGTTATGTCTCAGGAACCAAAGGTTGTCTCATCTCCAGCAACagaaaatattttgcaaaCGCTAGCACCTTTCATGCAATCTGAGCAGATGATTGATGGATATTTTACTGCACAAGTGTTAGCAGCGTTAGTTCGTCATAAGAATGATAAAACAATTTCAGAAATCATGAATTCAGATATCGTAGAAACTACGATAAACTTGGTAGGGTGTGAAGAATCAGACACAAGGAGTCTTTGTGCCTTAGCAGAAGAGCTATCTCTGGTACAAAATCCTTATGAGGCCACATTAGAGGTACtctttgaaaatgaaagagtaAGAAGCGGttcatttaccaaaaaatgTATTCCCTTGCTCGTGAATCTCTTGAAGCCATATGCAGATAAAGTTGGAGGCATTCCAGTGGCTATTCGACTTCTTCGTCGTATTGCAGACAATGACGATTTAAGTAAATTACTTATCGCTGAAGCTGGAGCTCTAGATGCTTTAGCAAAGTACCTTTCTTTGAGCCCTCAAGATTCAACAGAGATTACCGTTTCTGAACTGTTAGAATCACTCTTTCGCAGCCCGGAAATCACACGACATAAAACAGCTATAAGTTCCATGAAGCAGCTCATAGgaattcttcatcttgctTCTAGAAGTACTCGCTACAATGCTGCAAGGGTCCTCTGTGAACTGTTTAGCTCTGAGCACATCAGAGATTCTGAATTAGCATGGAAAGCACTTTCTCCTCTTATTGAAATGTTGAATACAACGTTAGAGAGTGAGAGAGTAGCTGCTCTAACAGCTTTAGTGAAGCTAACTATGGGAATAAATCCAAGGCCAGATATTCTTACTAGTCTTGAAGGAAACCCATTGGACAACatctacaaaattttgtctttagATAGTTCTTCGCTTGAATCAAAGACAAGTGCTGCAAGGATATGCCGCTTTCTATTTACCAATGAAGGTTTGAGAACAAGCACATCTGCCGCATGTTGCATTGTATCCCTTATATCACTTATCCGAACAGGAAAAAGTACAGCTATAGAAGCCGGAATGTTTGCACTAGACAGACTCTTGGATATCAAAAGATTTGTAGAGGTTGCAGAAGAACATGATTGTGTGAACCTGTTCTACGGATATGTGGCTTCCGAAAACTATCTGATCAGTGAGGCTGCAATTTCTTGTCTTACGAAAATGGCTAAAGACAATACTCCCCGGAAAATGGATCTGATTAAAATGGGGATAATCGAGAAATGTATTAGCCAACTCTCCAAATCGCCGCCAAGTTCTTTGTGTTCTGTAATCGCAGATCTTTTCAGAGTTTTGACGAACGTTGGTGTTATAGCTCGAAGCCAAGACGCTATAAAAATGGTACAACCGCTCCTTTTGATTTTGCTTAGACAAGACTTGGATTTTCAAGGTCAACTCGGTGGTTTACAAGCTATAGCAAACATCTTGGAGAAGCCAATGGTTCttgaatcattgaaaattGCATCTTCCACAATCATTATGCCTTTGATACCACTGCTTGAGTCCGAGTCAATAGCGGTCAAAAATGCAACCACAATACTACTGACCTCTCTACTCGAAATGCAACGTTTCCAAGAAGAGATAACAACCAAAAATCTCATTGCTCCTCTAGTGAAACTGGTAGGGATCAGAGTAAGAAACTTACAAGAGATAGCATTGATGGGTTTAGAGAGATCTTCAGTTACATGGCCAAAAGAGGTAGCAGATACCGGAGGAATTCAAGAGCTCTCCAAGGTTATCATCGACGAAGATCCTCAGCTTCCTGTATATCTATGGGAATCAGCAGCTTTCATTCTCTGCAACATTCTCAGAATCAACCCAGAACACTATTACTTTACGGTGACTATACCAGTTCTGTCAAAAATGTTGTTCTCCACAGCTGAAAGCACAGTGATCTTAGCCATCGACGCATTGATCATCCGTGAGAATCAAGACTCGTCAAGCGTTCAAGAAATGGCAGAATCCAGTGCACTCGACGCATTACTAGATCTACTAAGATCACACCACTGCGAAGAACTCTCAGCAAGATTACTCGAATTAATACTACGCAATCCAAAGGTTAGAGAGACAAAGATATGTCAGTTTGTACTTACCCCTCTATCAGAGTACATACTAGACCCAGACACAATATCAGAATCCGCAAAAATTCTCATAGCAATGGCTCTAGGTGACATCTCTCAACACGAAGGACTCGCTAAAGCCACGGACTCGCCCGTGGCATGTCGTGCGTTAATCAGCTTGCTTGAAGATGAACCGAGCGAGGAAATGCAAATGGTTGTGATGCGTGCTTTGGAAAACTTTGCAATGCATAGTAGAACAAGTCGTAAAGCTATGGCTGAAGCTGGTGGAGTATATTGGGTTCAGGAAATGCTTAGATCTAGTAATCCACAAGTTTCTACACAAGCAGCtctaattatcaaatctctcttctctaatCATACACTTCAAGAATACGTCTCTGGTgaaatcatcaaatctctAACAA ATGCGATGGAGAGAGAGTTTTGGACAACGACGGCGATAAACGTAGAAATAGTGAGAACGCTAAACACGATTCTCACAACGTTTCCAAAACTCCGTTCGTCGGAAGCAGCTACCGCTTGTATCCCTCACTTAATCGGAGCTTTGAAATCCGGCGAGCAAGAAGCGAGAGATTCGGCGATGGACACGATCTACACGTTGCGACAATCGTGGACAACAATGCCGACGGAGACGGCTAGATCTCAAGCTGTTTTAGCGGCGGATGCGATTCCGGTTCTGCAATTGatgatgaaatcaaaattgaaatctcCAGCTCCATCGAGCTTCCATGAGAGAGGTAACAGTCTCTTGAATTGTTTGCCGGGAAGTCTCACGGTGGCGATTAAACGCGGTGATAATCTGAAACGTTCAAATGCGTTTTGCAGATTAATCATCGACAATTGTCCCACCAAGAAAACCAAG GTTGTGAAACGAAGCAGCTCACCGGTTTGGAAAGAATCATTTACATGGGACTTTGCTGCTCCACCTAGAGGACAGTTTCTTGAAATAGTCTGCAAATCTAACAACATCTTTCGAAAC AAAAATCTTGGTAAAGTGAGGATACCAATTGATAAAGTATTGTCAGAAGGAAGTTACAGTGGAATATTCAAGCTAAATGATGAAAGCAAGAAAGATAATTCTTCTGATAGAAGTCTAGAGATTGAGATTGTTTGGTCTAATCAGTCATTTTAA